In the Hordeum vulgare subsp. vulgare chromosome 7H, MorexV3_pseudomolecules_assembly, whole genome shotgun sequence genome, one interval contains:
- the LOC123410139 gene encoding probable long-chain-alcohol O-fatty-acyltransferase 1 translates to MAAALMDGELGSLLKVTAAVWAAMYYARMAAALIRPGAARLAALLPAVALFCAIPLAFSTTTFRGTSAFFLCWLGTFKLLLLAAGRGPLDPSLSLPHFVFSASLPVKFRQPASTSAKAKDHQDPASASARGDGPAKILVSGAVIPFIIYAYQFKDAMSWWQLVLMYTAHIYFSLELLLGSVHALVHGVLGMEMEPQVDRPYLASSLRDFWGRRWNLMVPAILRPSVHGPVRARFGDAAGVMASFLVSGIMHEVMFYYIMWQPPSGDVTAFFVLHGACTAAEGWWARHAGWWRPPRAVAVPITLAFVGGTGIWIFFPAMVRGGLDELVLQECQGLVVAMEQAGRWLAGGGAAGPILSTR, encoded by the coding sequence ATGGCGGCGGCGCTAATGGACGGCGAGCTCGGGAGCCTCCTGAAGGTGACGGCGGCAGTTTGGGCGGCCATGTACTACGCCCGCATGGCCGCCGCGCTCATCCGCCCTGGCGCGGCTCGCCTCGCCGCGCTCCTGCCCGCCGTCGCGCTCTTCTGCGCGATCCCCTTGGCCTTCTCCACCACCACGTTCCGCGGCACCTCCGCCTTCTTCCTCTGCTGGCTCGGCACCTTcaagctcctcctcctcgccgccggccgcgggcccctggacccgtccctctccctcccccacttcgtcttctccgcctccctgcccgtCAAGTTCCGGCAGCCGGCCTCCACCTCCGCCAAAGCCAAGGACCACCAAGATCCCGCTTCGGCGTCGGCCCGCGGAGACGGCCCGGCCAAGATCCTCGTCTCCGGCGCCGTCATCCCCTTCATCATCTACGCTTACCAGTTCAAGGACGCGATGAGCTGGTGGCAGCTCGTCCTCATGTACACCGCGCACATCTACTTCTCCCTGGAGCTCCTGCTGGGCTCGGTGCACGCCCTGGTCCACGGCGTGCTGGGCATGGAGATGGAGCCGCAGGTGGACCGCCCGTACCTGGCGTCGTCGCTGCGGGACTTCTGGGGCAGGCGGTGGAACCTCATGGTGCCCGCCATCCTCCGGCCGTCGGTGCACGGCCCTGTGCGCGCGCGCTTCGGCGACGCGGCGGGCGTCATGGCGTCCTTCCTCGTCTCCGGGATCATGCACGAGGTGATGTTctactacatcatgtggcagccGCCCAGCGGCGACGTGACCGCCTTCTTCGTCCTGCACGGGGCGTGCACCGCGGCGGAGGGGTGGTGGGCACGGCACGCCGGGTGGTGGCGCCCGCCGCGGGCGGTGGCGGTGCCGATCACGCTCGCGTTCGTGGGTGGGACGGGGATCTGGATCTTCTTCCcggccatggttaggggcggccTGGACGAGCTTGTGCTGCAGGAGTGCCAGGGCTTGGTGGTGGCCATGGAGCAGGCAGGCCGTTGGCTCGCCGGCGGCGGCGCCGCCGGTCCCATTCTTTCCACCCGCTGA